The following proteins come from a genomic window of Montipora capricornis isolate CH-2021 chromosome 9, ASM3666992v2, whole genome shotgun sequence:
- the LOC138017198 gene encoding uncharacterized protein yields MPLLMYGSETWTPYQHEVKQLRAIQQRHLRLILNIKWDDYISYEEVLRRVDIEDMEVKLVRTRLRWLGHVCRMEEDRPVKELLYCELAHGSRPVRTIQADEDENAAQFSQK; encoded by the exons ATGCCTCTTCTGATGTATGGCAGCGAAACTTGGACCCCATATCAGCATGAAGTCAAGCAGCTCCGTGCAATACAACAGCGTCATCTACGTCTGATTTTAAACATCAAATGGGATGACTATATCAGCTATGAAGAGGTGCTGCGGCGTGTGGATATTGAGGATATGGAGGTGAAGTTAGTGCGGACTCGCCTGCGCTGGTTGGGACATGTTTGTCGAATGGAAGAAGACAGGCCAGTAAAAGAGCTCTTGTACTGTGAGTTGGCCCACGGCTCTCGACCA gtccgcactattcaagcggacgaagACGAAAATGCTGCTCAATTTTCacaaaagtaa
- the LOC138017074 gene encoding ankyrin repeat domain-containing protein 54-like, with product MICKNGVPVRNVPNLHEAAFSGDIREATQALGDGQSPKAFDESGSTAVHKASANGHAEVLKLLIEHGGDVELADMSGCTPLHVAARNGHLGCVKYLVFQGADFRVKSKKGNTAMSMAKANCQPKVAEYLSNCDREKFAWEVV from the exons ATGATCTGCAAAAACGGTGTTCCAGTGAGAAATGTGCCTAACCTTCACGAGGCCG CATTCTCAGGTGACATAAGAGAAGCCACGCAGGCGCTCGGAGATGGTCAG AGCCCTAAAGCATTTGATGAGTCGGGATCGACAGCAGTACACAAAGCTTCTGCCAATGGTCATGCGGAAGTACTGAAACTCCTTATCGAGCATGGAGGTGATGTTGAGCTTGCTGATATGTCTGGTTGTACACCGCTACATGTCGCAGCAAGAAATGGTCACCTGGGCTGTGTGAAGTACCTGGTTTTTCAAGGAGCAGACTTTCGAGTTAAGTCAAAAAAAGGCAATACAGCAATGTCTATGGCCAAGGCAAACTGTCAACCCAAAGTAGCTGAGTATTTGTCAAATTGTG aCAGAGAAAAGTTTGCTTGGGAGGTTGTTTAA
- the LOC138017070 gene encoding GDP-Man:Man(3)GlcNAc(2)-PP-Dol alpha-1,2-mannosyltransferase-like, with translation MEEMVGFSNYPFMSFVIHAFTLLIKILFPCSLILGAIVLFLRWYIRTRSKNALPHLRSVSSTGQGIRPVVVGFFHPYCNAGGGGERVLWTGIRAFQKRYNFVRCVVYTGDSYVTGEEILRKARQRFNISLPEPVEFVFLKRRRWVEASTYPYFTLLGQSIGSMLLGWEALTSYLPDIFVDTMGYGFTLPLFRYLGGCQVGCYVHYPTISTDMLSRVGKKTASYNNASFITNSRMLSAVKLVYYYLFAVMYGLAGSCAQVVMVNSTWTYGHIASLWGKKEQTSIVYPPCDTKAFMELPINIDSIDDDDDDDNDNITHSIVSVGQFRPEKDHPLQLRSFFQFLKCKMAKDRHKYKLILVGSCRNQEDQDRVDSLRQLALDLKIERSVEFALNVSFEQLKKNLAEATIGLHTMWNEHFGIGIVECMASGSIVLAHDSGGPKMDIVVDWEGKPTGFLASDEKSYATAMETIFALSPEEKSVICHNARHSVNRFSEKAFENGFLQCTEPLFMNV, from the coding sequence ATGGAAGAGATGGTTGGATTCTCAAACTATCCTTTTATGAGCTTTGTTATTCATGCTTTTACCCTGCTCATCAAAATCTTATTTCCTTGTTCTTTAATCCTGGGTGCAATTGTGCTTTTTCTTCGTTGGTATATTCGTACACGATCGAAGAACGCACTTCCTCATCTCCGATCGGTTTCATCTACGGGACAAGGCATTCGCCCTGTTGTGGTAGGCTTTTTTCATCCTTATTGCAATGCGGGTGGTGGCGGAGAAAGAGTGCTGTGGACCGGTATCCGAGCGTTTCAGAAGCGTTACAATTTTGTGCGTTGTGTTGTGTACACCGGCGACTCTTACGTGACTGGAGAGGAAATCCTTCGCAAGGCCAGGCAACGGTTTAATATCTCCTTGCCTGAACCTGTAGAATTTGTGTTTTTAAAGCGGAGACGCTGGGTTGAAGCTAGCACGTATCCTTATTTTACTCTCCTGGGACAAAGCATAGGATCTATGCTTCTGGGATGGGAAGCACTGACTAGTTACTTGCCAGATATATTCGTGGACACCATGGGTTATGGATTCACTCTGCCGCTGTTTCGCTATCTCGGCGGTTGTCAAGTTGGCTGCTATGTTCACTACCCAACAATCAGCACTGATATGCTATCCCGTGTAGGTAAAAAAACTGCTTCATACAACAATGCTTCATTCATAACCAACAGTCGAATGCTCAGTGCAGTGAAGCTTGTTTACTACTATTTATTTGCGGTGATGTATGGTTTAGCAGGTTCTTGTGCTCAGGTTGTCATGGTAAATTCAACTTGGACATATGGACACATTGCGTCGCTCTGGGGGAAAAAAGAACAAACGTCAATAGTGTATCCACCTTGTGACACTAAGGCTTTTATGGAATTGCCGATCAACATTGATAGTatagatgacgatgatgacgatgacaatgataATATTACTCATTCCATAGTGTCTGTGGGACAGTTCAGACCAGAGAAGGATCATCCACTGCAACTGCGatctttttttcagttcttAAAATGCAAAATGGCTAAGGACAGACACAAGTACAAACTTATTCTTGTTGGCAGTTGCCGCAATCAAGAAGATCAGGACAGAGTGGATTCTCTTAGACAATTAGCATTAGATCTCAAAATTGAACGTTCAGTTGAGTTTGCTTTGAATGTTTCATTCGAGCAGCTCAAGAAAAATCTTGCAGAGGCAACCATTGGTCTACACACAATGTGGAATGAGCATTTTGGTATCGGAATCGTCGAGTGTATGGCAAGTGGTTCTATTGTGCTTGCTCATGACTCTGGAGGCCCTAAAATGGACATTGTTGTTGACTGGGAGGGAAAACCAACAGGATTTCTTGCCAGTGATGAGAAGAGCTATGCTACTGCTATGGAAACAATCTTTGCCCTCTCTCCAGAGGAAAAGAGTGTGATTTGTCACAATGCTCGGCATAGTGTAAACAGATTTTCAGAGAAAGCTTTTGAAAATGGATTTCTTCAATGCACTGAGCCATTGTTTATGAACGTGTAA